From the Treponema sp. J25 genome, one window contains:
- a CDS encoding PhoH family protein, with translation MEDSITIVLENPAILSGVCGANDDNLRVIERALGGIISTRGNELRFSSADRAVSGLFKQIIEHLIVAVQEGEHPSPEYVRTLTATMIDAPERAVSVDPLREAAIVIPSGFGRVYPRSINQARYVQALRTHDVVFCVGPAGTGKTFLAVAEALRQVLSKKRRKLVLTRPVVEAGESLGFLPGDLAQKINPYLRPLYDAMEALIPYETIRRMEESRIIEIAPLAYMRGRSLNDCIIILDEAQNTTREQMKMFLTRIGEGSQAVITGDTTQIDLPRRSDSGLLHAISILHDVEGLYFAYLNTGDVVRNPLIKKIIQAYENDHS, from the coding sequence TTGGAGGATAGTATAACTATTGTCCTGGAAAACCCCGCTATTTTAAGCGGCGTTTGCGGGGCAAACGACGACAACCTGCGGGTTATCGAAAGGGCTCTGGGGGGGATTATTTCCACCCGGGGGAATGAACTGCGGTTTTCCAGTGCCGATAGGGCCGTGAGCGGCCTCTTTAAGCAGATTATTGAACATTTGATTGTAGCGGTACAGGAAGGGGAACATCCTTCCCCTGAGTATGTACGTACCCTCACGGCGACGATGATCGATGCCCCTGAAAGGGCTGTGTCGGTGGATCCCCTGAGAGAGGCCGCCATTGTGATACCCAGTGGGTTTGGGAGGGTTTACCCGCGGAGTATTAATCAGGCTCGCTATGTACAGGCCCTCAGGACCCATGATGTGGTGTTTTGTGTTGGTCCCGCGGGAACAGGAAAGACCTTCCTTGCTGTGGCGGAGGCCCTAAGACAGGTCCTTTCAAAAAAACGAAGGAAACTTGTGCTTACCCGGCCGGTGGTAGAAGCGGGGGAAAGCCTCGGTTTCTTGCCAGGGGATCTCGCCCAAAAGATAAACCCCTACCTCAGGCCCCTTTACGATGCGATGGAGGCCCTTATCCCCTACGAAACAATCCGCCGCATGGAAGAATCCCGGATCATCGAGATTGCTCCCCTGGCGTATATGCGGGGACGCAGCCTGAACGACTGTATTATCATCCTGGACGAAGCCCAGAACACCACCCGGGAACAGATGAAAATGTTCCTTACCCGTATTGGAGAGGGATCCCAGGCGGTGATCACCGGGGACACTACTCAGATCGATCTGCCTCGCCGCAGTGATTCGGGATTGCTCCATGCGATTTCTATACTCCATGATGTGGAAGGGCTCTATTTTGCCTACCTTAACACGGGGGATGTGGTCCGCAATCCCCTCATAAAGAAGATAATTCAAGCCTATGAAAACGACCATTCCTGA
- a CDS encoding HDIG domain-containing metalloprotein, translating into MKTTIPEIFSSLFKPFRRVPLVAAGVSCIIVGFFVVVTGSSSQLSDYKREFEVGRVADRDVIAERSVTYVDEEATRSRIEAQERLVPAVFKYSHEITRDVYASFSRFSSQVSTLFKHQVSLDTFRLTIQGEYPNMFSQETLEILFKNPSRDRFLGYAESVLRTVMENGVFAPIKVSLDQYNPDVVEILRRDGGRLQREQLQITRIVTMQSLKARIQEIVSSGAYPTAFATIAPGLLMPFIMENVFFSPEETRAKIEELRSRLEPVTKRIEEGEKIIRKGFIVSKEDLAKVQALEQSLNRPDPVHLIGQLGLLVLFTVGILLLYSPLVSGLSLGSRQIYLIATLTTLYILEALFIQHSSLQIGELPLSVVFPTALWIMLVSILVGVRPALIMAFVNPFVLLATGYFDVGAFLFATLSGVASVFALQGAERRMDLIRASLIIAAVQATFLVFFLLYERAPLSSYGPVLFWGAFNGMTCGMLLLGFLAPLEQLLNVATPFRLMELSDLNAPALKRLLTLAPGTYSHSVTVANLAESACRDIGANALLARVGAYYHDIGKMEQSEYFIENQNGYNKHDELEDPFLSATVIRSHVKLGVEKARALGLPQEVIDIIAEHHGNSVIAWFYNEALKKDDAAQVADFSYPGNPPRSREAAVVMLADTVEAAVRTLKKPTMARLEKFIQELIMDKFEQGQLSQSELTFRDLEIIKNSFVKVLAGHYHTRIEYPKALFKEALP; encoded by the coding sequence ATGAAAACGACCATTCCTGAAATTTTCTCTTCTCTTTTTAAACCATTCCGCCGAGTTCCCCTCGTGGCTGCAGGAGTCTCCTGTATAATTGTAGGGTTTTTCGTCGTGGTAACGGGAAGTTCTAGTCAGCTTTCTGATTACAAGCGGGAATTCGAAGTGGGCCGGGTGGCCGATCGGGATGTGATTGCCGAGCGTTCGGTTACCTACGTGGACGAGGAAGCTACCCGTTCCCGAATCGAGGCCCAGGAACGGCTGGTCCCGGCGGTGTTTAAATATTCCCATGAAATTACCCGGGATGTGTATGCCTCCTTTTCTCGTTTTTCTTCCCAGGTGAGTACCCTCTTTAAGCATCAGGTTTCTCTAGATACCTTCCGTCTTACCATTCAAGGGGAATATCCCAATATGTTTTCCCAGGAAACCCTGGAAATCCTTTTTAAGAACCCCAGCAGAGATCGTTTCCTGGGGTACGCAGAATCGGTGTTACGGACGGTAATGGAGAATGGGGTATTTGCTCCCATTAAGGTTTCCCTCGATCAATATAACCCCGACGTTGTAGAGATCCTCCGACGAGATGGGGGGCGTTTGCAACGGGAACAATTGCAGATAACCCGCATCGTGACCATGCAGAGCCTTAAGGCGCGGATCCAGGAGATTGTCTCCTCGGGGGCCTATCCTACTGCGTTTGCCACGATTGCCCCGGGTCTTCTCATGCCTTTTATTATGGAAAACGTCTTTTTTTCTCCTGAAGAAACCCGGGCAAAGATAGAGGAACTCCGTTCTCGTTTGGAACCGGTCACAAAACGTATTGAAGAGGGGGAAAAAATAATCCGAAAAGGTTTTATCGTTTCAAAGGAAGACCTGGCAAAAGTACAGGCCCTGGAACAAAGTTTAAACCGACCTGACCCGGTGCATCTTATAGGACAGCTTGGCCTTTTGGTACTTTTTACGGTGGGAATCCTTTTGCTCTATAGTCCCCTGGTAAGTGGATTATCCCTCGGATCCCGGCAGATATACCTTATTGCGACCCTGACCACCCTGTATATCCTGGAGGCCCTCTTTATTCAGCACAGTTCATTGCAAATTGGGGAATTACCCCTTAGCGTGGTATTCCCTACAGCCCTCTGGATCATGCTGGTTTCAATCCTTGTGGGGGTTCGGCCTGCCCTGATAATGGCCTTCGTGAACCCCTTTGTGCTCCTTGCAACCGGTTATTTTGACGTGGGGGCTTTTTTATTTGCTACCCTATCGGGGGTGGCCAGTGTCTTTGCCCTTCAAGGGGCTGAGCGACGGATGGATCTTATCCGGGCAAGCCTTATCATCGCTGCCGTTCAGGCGACGTTCTTAGTGTTTTTCCTGTTGTATGAGCGGGCCCCTCTTTCCTCCTATGGACCGGTCCTGTTCTGGGGGGCTTTCAATGGCATGACCTGCGGCATGCTTCTCCTGGGCTTCCTGGCCCCGCTGGAACAGCTGCTGAATGTGGCCACCCCCTTCCGGCTCATGGAACTTTCGGATCTTAATGCACCGGCCTTGAAACGGCTTCTTACCCTTGCGCCAGGGACGTACAGCCATTCGGTGACTGTGGCAAACCTGGCCGAATCGGCCTGCCGGGATATTGGGGCCAATGCCCTCCTTGCCCGGGTGGGAGCCTATTATCATGATATTGGGAAGATGGAACAGAGTGAATATTTTATAGAAAATCAAAATGGATATAATAAACATGATGAACTGGAAGATCCCTTCCTTTCGGCGACGGTGATTCGCAGTCATGTAAAGCTGGGAGTAGAGAAGGCCCGTGCGCTTGGTCTCCCTCAGGAAGTAATTGATATTATCGCGGAGCATCACGGTAATTCGGTGATAGCCTGGTTTTATAATGAGGCCCTGAAAAAGGATGATGCCGCCCAGGTCGCCGATTTTTCCTATCCCGGCAATCCCCCTCGCTCAAGGGAAGCCGCTGTGGTCATGCTTGCCGATACGGTGGAGGCGGCGGTGCGGACCCTGAAAAAACCCACCATGGCCAGGCTTGAAAAATTCATTCAGGAACTGATTATGGACAAATTTGAACAGGGACAGCTTTCCCAATCTGAACTGACCTTTCGGGATCTGGAAATAATCAAGAATTCTTTTGTAAAGGTCCTGGCAGGGCACTATCATACCCGAATAGAATATCCAAAGGCTCTCTTTAAAGAGGCTCTCCCATGA
- the ybeY gene encoding rRNA maturation RNase YbeY translates to MNRVALVAEDCELPPWSSRLESFMLRVLEVLKKDRWEVSLVLCTNKLMTQLNSQYRGKNESTDVLSFALGETYQDEEGEEVFLAGDLVISLETLEENARYFNVSVDEELRRLVIHGILHLAGMDHATNDQKEPMLILQEQILAELSEEKVLL, encoded by the coding sequence ATGAACCGGGTCGCTCTTGTGGCAGAAGATTGCGAACTACCGCCGTGGTCATCTCGCCTGGAATCCTTTATGCTGCGGGTTTTGGAAGTGCTCAAGAAGGATCGGTGGGAAGTATCCCTTGTGCTCTGTACCAATAAACTTATGACTCAATTGAATTCTCAGTATCGAGGAAAAAACGAAAGCACCGATGTTCTTTCCTTTGCGTTAGGGGAAACCTATCAAGATGAAGAAGGAGAGGAAGTATTCCTTGCGGGGGACCTGGTGATTTCTCTGGAAACCCTGGAAGAAAATGCCCGATATTTCAACGTTTCTGTGGATGAGGAGTTACGTCGCCTCGTGATTCATGGTATTCTTCATCTGGCGGGGATGGATCATGCTACCAATGATCAGAAAGAACCCATGCTGATCTTGCAGGAGCAAATTCTGGCGGAGCTATCGGAGGAGAAGGTCCTTCTATGA
- a CDS encoding hemolysin family protein: MKNLKELLKKAFSAGKNEEIEEFENLESDKQDMIRGVVELSETTVKEVMVPRIDTVFIALDSPFEEMLEKIAESGHSRFPVYKDTIDNVIGILYVKDLLRQLVKNKHAPFPIQDILRRPFFVPETKRIDDLLRELRRKRVHIAVVVDEYGGVSGIVCMEDIIEEIVGDIQDEFDNEREDLIQLGEGVYLCDARINLEDLSEELGIPLPTEDFDTLGGFVFDLFGKIPVKYEKATYEGHDFIIQEMEGHKILTVKVILRRDQKK; this comes from the coding sequence ATGAAGAATCTCAAGGAGCTTTTAAAAAAGGCCTTTTCAGCGGGAAAGAACGAAGAAATAGAAGAATTTGAGAACCTTGAATCGGATAAGCAGGATATGATTCGAGGGGTGGTGGAACTTTCTGAGACGACCGTCAAAGAGGTCATGGTGCCCCGCATCGATACGGTGTTTATCGCCCTTGATAGTCCCTTCGAAGAAATGCTGGAAAAAATCGCCGAAAGCGGCCATTCCCGTTTTCCCGTGTACAAGGATACCATAGATAATGTGATAGGGATCCTTTATGTGAAGGATCTCTTACGTCAACTGGTAAAAAACAAACATGCCCCTTTCCCTATTCAGGATATCCTGCGGCGCCCCTTTTTTGTTCCTGAAACCAAGCGGATCGATGACCTTTTGCGGGAATTGCGGCGTAAGCGGGTGCACATTGCGGTGGTGGTGGATGAATACGGAGGTGTTTCGGGTATCGTCTGCATGGAAGACATTATCGAAGAAATCGTGGGGGATATCCAGGATGAATTTGATAATGAGCGGGAAGACCTGATCCAACTGGGAGAAGGGGTCTATCTTTGTGATGCCCGGATAAACCTGGAGGATCTCTCGGAAGAACTGGGCATACCCCTTCCTACAGAGGATTTTGATACCCTGGGAGGTTTTGTGTTCGACCTTTTTGGAAAGATTCCAGTAAAATACGAAAAAGCCACCTATGAGGGTCATGACTTTATTATCCAGGAAATGGAAGGGCATAAGATCCTTACCGTAAAGGTTATTCTCCGACGGGACCAAAAGAAATGA
- a CDS encoding tetratricopeptide repeat protein, with protein sequence MKTPSWLIRYGRYGFFLVFLLSFLVVQEIPVTGQNSEALTIEIRRLFQAGEVEIVRENWYGAVEYFLEVLQKNPNHGDSMARLAECYYQLREFDQALAWVRRARVLDRGNLSLANLEALCLIALGKLDDASALITQVLQREPYNREALFTAAELELARGRPGEALKKYQETARRFPDDKRALLSLSLVLGSLGDMETARSYIQRALSLYGDDYRVFYYGAYLDAQAGALDEAARKLDRALILQSSFVPARSLLGIVHYRRGRYEEASRLADQIIGSHRNEVSAWYLKGLSYARMGKTAEARNILQQALKIDGEDEILRIALENLVIQTTSVESPERSGLARWHFDRARQFQSRHLSEEALFEYRRGLRINPYGVERKELAELWRIQGYPQRYLDELRFLQEIGRADRVVQDAIEAYDSLLADTLSRRRGVDTLSIATHRYWNVAVFSVAAQSSVLHVDAGRVVAEYVQDLFTHEGNVRALPLPIEQASFSTAFRTAREGGADYFIILGSTENSRDIRIQADLYVARTGSRAASFSSYKVGNDRLRNAARSIMDQLRRSLPFRARLIQRVAGEGLIDRGKPDGVAVGTSYIIIKKNAPMVQSEGIGLVYSPSDVVGTIKITEVDDYCALGTLTRQGFFDRISVGDEVLLVEGENAPSNASQTTAPVDPELRELLQRLR encoded by the coding sequence ATGAAAACACCATCCTGGCTTATCCGTTATGGGCGTTATGGTTTTTTTCTGGTCTTTCTTCTCAGTTTTCTTGTTGTTCAGGAAATCCCCGTCACAGGTCAAAACAGTGAAGCCCTAACCATAGAAATCCGCCGGCTTTTTCAGGCCGGCGAGGTGGAGATAGTCCGGGAAAACTGGTATGGGGCGGTGGAATACTTCCTTGAGGTGCTTCAGAAGAATCCCAACCATGGGGACAGCATGGCCCGCCTTGCGGAATGCTACTATCAGCTTCGGGAATTTGATCAGGCCCTTGCCTGGGTTCGACGGGCTCGAGTACTGGATAGGGGGAACCTTTCTCTTGCCAATCTGGAGGCCCTCTGTCTCATTGCCCTGGGAAAATTAGATGATGCGTCGGCCCTTATTACCCAGGTGTTACAACGGGAGCCCTACAATCGGGAAGCCCTCTTTACCGCGGCGGAATTAGAACTTGCCCGGGGGCGGCCAGGGGAGGCCCTCAAAAAGTACCAGGAAACGGCCCGTCGTTTCCCCGATGATAAACGGGCCCTCCTTTCTCTTTCTCTTGTTTTGGGAAGCCTGGGTGATATGGAAACGGCCCGCTCCTATATTCAACGGGCCCTGAGTCTGTACGGTGATGATTACCGGGTTTTCTATTATGGGGCATACCTCGATGCTCAGGCAGGAGCGTTAGATGAGGCGGCCAGAAAGTTGGACCGGGCCCTTATCCTCCAGTCCTCTTTTGTGCCTGCCCGGAGCCTCTTAGGCATAGTTCACTATCGACGGGGACGGTACGAAGAGGCGTCTCGCCTAGCGGATCAGATTATTGGATCCCACCGGAATGAGGTTTCTGCCTGGTACCTCAAGGGTCTTTCCTATGCCCGTATGGGAAAAACCGCTGAGGCCCGGAACATCTTGCAACAGGCTTTAAAGATCGATGGGGAAGATGAAATTCTTCGCATTGCCCTAGAAAATCTGGTTATTCAAACTACCTCTGTGGAATCCCCTGAGCGATCTGGCCTTGCCCGCTGGCACTTTGATCGGGCCCGCCAGTTTCAAAGTCGCCATCTTTCAGAAGAGGCGCTCTTTGAGTATCGTCGGGGTCTACGAATTAATCCGTATGGGGTAGAGCGAAAGGAACTGGCAGAACTGTGGCGAATCCAGGGTTATCCCCAGCGCTACCTGGATGAATTGCGGTTTTTACAGGAAATCGGCAGGGCCGATCGGGTAGTGCAGGATGCCATTGAGGCATACGATAGTCTACTGGCGGATACCCTGAGCCGGCGTAGGGGAGTGGACACCCTTTCGATTGCCACACATCGATACTGGAATGTGGCAGTTTTTTCGGTAGCCGCTCAATCTTCGGTGCTCCATGTGGACGCCGGTCGGGTGGTGGCCGAGTATGTGCAGGACCTCTTTACCCATGAAGGAAATGTCCGGGCCCTTCCCCTGCCGATTGAACAGGCCAGTTTTTCCACCGCCTTCCGAACCGCTCGGGAAGGGGGAGCGGACTATTTTATTATCCTGGGAAGTACAGAAAATAGTCGGGATATTCGGATTCAGGCGGATCTCTATGTGGCTCGCACCGGTTCCCGGGCGGCATCCTTTTCATCGTACAAGGTCGGTAACGACCGCCTCCGGAATGCGGCCCGATCCATAATGGATCAGCTTCGCCGGAGTCTTCCTTTCCGGGCCAGGCTAATTCAACGGGTAGCTGGCGAGGGCCTCATCGATCGGGGAAAGCCCGATGGGGTGGCGGTAGGGACCTCCTACATTATAATTAAAAAGAATGCCCCTATGGTTCAGAGCGAAGGGATTGGACTCGTGTACAGCCCTTCGGATGTGGTGGGAACCATCAAAATTACCGAGGTGGATGATTACTGTGCCCTTGGCACCTTAACCCGCCAGGGCTTCTTTGATCGGATTTCTGTAGGGGATGAGGTCCTTTTAGTGGAGGGGGAAAACGCTCCCTCGAATGCTTCTCAGACGACGGCCCCCGTTGATCCTGAACTCAGGGAACTTTTGCAGCGACTGCGGTAA